Below is a window of bacterium DNA.
GAGTTCGGCGTGATTAGAGAGAGCGCCGCCTTGGTGATGCGGGCGAACGGGAGGAGCGTCGAGAGCGGATGGGCTGTGCGGAGCGGCGGCTGACGGCGGCGAAAGGCGCGAGACGGTTGACCGATCCGCCCGACGGCGATCGCTAACGCGCCGGGCTGGGCCTCGGCGTCGTGGTCAGGCCCACCGGCCGCTGTTGCTCGGCACAGGCCGGCTTGTCGCCCGCAGCCGCCGCCCCGCGGGTACCAAGCACGCCCCGCCGTTCTTCCGGCAACGCCATGTACTGCTTCGCGCCCTCATCGACGCACGCCCAAAACAGGCGCGCCTGCTCCGTGTCGAGATTCCGTTGGACCGCCATCGCAGCACCTCCGCCGGGATTCCGGCTCTCCGTTCGAATTTCGGCAACGGGACTTCTGGGCTCTGCGAACAGGAACGCCGCCGGCTGGACCGAGGCCGCCGGCCATCGTCAGCGCGCGGTGCTGGATTCGCGGCGCAGCTTCAGGCCCGGGCTGGCCATCCGCTCGGCTCGCTGCGGCGTCTGATCCGAGACGGGACGACCGAGGACGCCCAACACGCCTTGTTGTTCCTGCGGCAGCGCTGCATATCGTGCGGCGCCGCGTTCGACACCCGCCCAGAACCGCCGCGATTCCGGTGTCGTCATGTTGCGCTTGATGTCCATCTCCCCCTCCGACGCCGGCAGTCAGCGGAGCCGAATGCCCAGCAAGGTCTTCTGCGCGGCCTCCTCGTGTCCCGCCCGCGTCAGCGAGGCCTTGCGGATGCTTGCTGAAGGGCGACGAGGCGAGCCGCTTCGACCGGATCCGTGCCGACGTCGATCAGATCCTGCGCCTCGATCCGGAGCCCGTACTCCTCGAGTCGCCACGCGGGCCACTGCGCGACTTCCTCGAGCGTCTCGCGCACTTCCAGCCCAAGGAACCCCGGTTTCAGTTCGTCCATAGCGACCTCCCGCAGCAGTTTAGCCCACCTCAACGCATCGGAGCATAGCTGAGGTCCGCCCTCTTCATGAGCTGATTCAGTTCGGCGCACGCCACGCCCTCGCGCTCGAGGATCGCCGTGACGCTCTCGTGCAGACAGGGCGCCGCCGCCTGCGGTTCCCAGCGGATCAACTCGTCGTCCGCCGACTTTCTGCGCCGCATGCGAAACAGCTCCGTGTACTTTCGCGGCCCCACGCCGATGAACGGCCGGAACCACACGCGATGTCCGGAGCCGGACTGCTCCGCTTCGACGGAATCGCCGTGAAGTTGAAAAGCCAGGCTCTTGAGATACGGGTGAAGGAAGATGACTTCCTTCAGTCCCGCGGCGACGATGTGCTTGGTGCAGTTGTGGCAGGGGAAGAGGTTCGTAACAAGACGCAGTCCCTGCGTCGCGGCGCCGCGTCGAGCCGCATCCATCAATGCCGCCATCTCCGCGTGCACCATCCGCCCGTATTCGCCCGACCCCATGATTTGGGTTCCCGCCATCAACTCGCGCGCTTGGTCGGCCAACTCCGAGACCGTCTTGCCCTCGAACTCGGCGCGTAGCCACCGGCCTTGCGAAAGTCGCTCGAAGACCTCCGCCAGGGCGCTCCGCCGGTACTGGACCGACACGTTGGCGCCTTGGCGGAAGTCGCGCCCGTCAGGCTGATCGCCCTCCCAATAGAGGCCGCCGCCGGCCTTGGGGACCTCGTTCGTCCCGACGGCGACGACGTCGCCCTCGTCCGCGACGATGACCGCCCCGACCTGTCGGGAGAGATCCGCCGACCGCAGGGCGACGGCGTGCGCCAAGAACATGGCGAATTCGTCCCGCGTCGGGGTGATGAAGGGGTGACCGAAGTACAGGTTGAAGAAACGCGCCATGTCTTTCTCGGGCTCGAACGGCTGGTCAAGTCCAAAGAAGACATCCGCCTCCGGGAAGGCGTGCGCGACGTCTTGCCCGTATCTCTTGCCCGGCTCCTCTTGATCCTTGATCAGTAGTTCGTGAGCACGCGCCTTGTATCGATCCGAGTGCG
It encodes the following:
- a CDS encoding deaminase, giving the protein MDGERGISRRSPELVVGLVGAAGADLDSVTRMVRSAVAPMGYETIDLRLSELLHDVSCFANLSAAAPEDDRIAAHQDAGNGFRERMERGDAVALLAVAAIRRIRKQRNAEWGNAADAPLVATAFILRSLKTREEVETLRRIYGNAFVALGIHSAATVRADNLAQKIALSRHDPHSDRYKARAHELLIKDQEEPGKRYGQDVAHAFPEADVFFGLDQPFEPEKDMARFFNLYFGHPFITPTRDEFAMFLAHAVALRSADLSRQVGAVIVADEGDVVAVGTNEVPKAGGGLYWEGDQPDGRDFRQGANVSVQYRRSALAEVFERLSQGRWLRAEFEGKTVSELADQARELMAGTQIMGSGEYGRMVHAEMAALMDAARRGAATQGLRLVTNLFPCHNCTKHIVAAGLKEVIFLHPYLKSLAFQLHGDSVEAEQSGSGHRVWFRPFIGVGPRKYTELFRMRRRKSADDELIRWEPQAAAPCLHESVTAILEREGVACAELNQLMKRADLSYAPMR